A single Metarhizium brunneum chromosome 5, complete sequence DNA region contains:
- the prr-4 gene encoding pH-response regulator protein palH/prr-4 yields the protein MSTTASIVPTGTRTVSLVTSLVSATLATTSSAILSTTTTAPDPAATSAYWGDASLNSHDQSNSPSVSNLREPFYATTVPMCYALAATTVTSYMLLIMLFVTPRSFLDGGVVYLGRRSGFTHSSSGGDNIGGRPWLQKVAALTVAVSLTIATCDTFHFLAEQYKYGAQNASVLQTEVMGSMELRIIRLVSNFFLWLAQAQTLIRLFPRHREKVIIKWVAFALITLDLIFSAINSFKHGDVNQNYNPMAGGFSHPIPALNYMFQLLLGVLYAAWVIYYALMKKRYAFYHPLMKNMCLLAIISLTAILIPIVFFILDISNPTFARWGDYVRWVGAAAASVIVWEWVERIEALEREEKKGGVLGREVFEGEEMLEVSALDYPWAGKRKHRKNGSLGGLGGSGGGGHASSHVNGNANSGGFGSLNNRSRTQFNGRSTVSAITGRQRGVDRTAAPGQAPEQNTQRTIGDIFRPHWPARPAAAMTPVSRTDTPSAASTVYAVRYQPSSETTGRTPDLLARTPDLHASHVEQQAHSPANTNSQPLSQSSPPEQTQHQTTSELTRQNSSPQTSQTRVETSSPRQQSGHGARPSTNSILDLEANSPMPSPADRWRALTQVSSRQSPTRQQQASTREVSPHDPMGSRWDIKSRLEMFAANQADKIREKFRPTTDTDSLPVTFIPAPPRQGTALEQVLEEEGISRRSTSSDSDDEQPRNQGQARHIGNSQDGDLPGVPFVDSVSPPLWPGVRRRLVTYENDDEYSYTDGSLESSSDEDAREDESEEDSGPPRGGGTDGSARRE from the coding sequence atgtcgacgacggcgagcatCGTCCCGACTGGGACCAGGACCGTGTCTCTAGTCACATCGCTCGTCTCAGCGACCCTAGCGACGACTTCATCGGCGATTCTTTCCACAACCACCACGGCGCCGGATCCTGCTGCCACTTCAGCCTACTGGGGAGATGCAAGCCTGAACTCACACGACCAGTCAAACTCGCCTTCTGTATCAAACCTCCGCGAGCCGTTCTATGCGACCACAGTGCCCATGTGCTATGCCCTGGCCGCCACAACCGTCACCTCGTACATGCTTCTCATCATGCTCTTCGTTACTCCCAGGTCTTTCTtggatggtggtgttgtgtaTCTCGGCCGCCGTTCTGGCTTCACCCACAGCTCATCGGGGGGTGACAATATTGGTGgtcggccatggctccaGAAAGTTGCGGCCCTTACTGTGGCAGTCTCTCTCACTATCGCGACCTGCGACACATTTCATTTTCTGGCTGAACAATATAAATACGGCGCGCAAAATGCCTCTGTCCTGCAGACAGAGGTTATGGGAAGCATGGAGCTCAGGATCATTCGGCTCGTGTCCAACTTTTTTCTCTGGCTAGCTCAGGCCCAAACGTTGATTCGACTATTCCCCCGCCACAGAGAAAAGGTCATCATCAAATGGGTGGCATTTGCTCTCATCACTCTCGATCTCATCTTTTCCGCCATCAACAGTTTCAAGCATGGCGACGTCAACCAGAACTACAATCCAATGGCGGGGGGCTTCTCACATCCTATCCCAGCGTTGAATTACATGTTTCAGCTGCTCCTGGGGGTTTTATATGCGGCTTGGGTCATATATTACGCACTTATGAAGAAGCGATATGCCTTCTACCACCCCTTGATGAAGAACATGTGCCTTTTGGCTATTATATCATTAACCGCTATCCTCATACCTATAGTTTTCTTCATTCTTGATATATCCAACCCTACGTTTGCACGTTGGGGTGACTACGTGAGATGGGTTGGGGCGGCGGCTGCAAGTGTTATCGTATGGGAATGGGTTGAACGAATAGAGGCACTCGAGCGCgaagagaagaagggggGTGTTCTCGGCAGGGAAGTCTTTGAAGGAGAAGAGATGCTCGAAGTGAGCGCCCTGGATTATCCATGGGCTGGAAAACGAAAGCACCGAAAGAATGGCAGCTTGGGGGGCCTCGGAGGAAGCGGAGGAGGGGGTCATGCAAGCAGCCACGTCAACGGCAATGCAAATAGTGGCGGCTTTGGAAGCCTGAACAACCGTAGTCGCACGCAGTTCAATGGACGGTCAACTGTATCAGCCATCACTGGCCGACAACGCGGCGTTGACCGCACTGCGGCACCAGGCCAGGCTCCCGAGCAGAATACACAGCGAACGATTGGGGACATTTTCCGGCCTCATTGGCCTGcgcggcctgctgctgccatgacCCCGGTCAGCAGAACAGATACCCCGAGCGCCGCGAGCACGGTGTATGCTGTTCGGTATCAGCCTTCTTCAGAAACAACTGGCCGCACGCCAGACCTCCTAGCACGGACGCCAGATTTGCATGCTTCACATGTTGAGCAGCAAGCACATTCTCCTGCGAATACGAATTCACAGCCGTTATCTCAATCTTCACCACCAGAACAGACTCAACACCAAACCACTTCAGAATTAACCAGACAAAACAGTTCCCCACAAACTAGCCAGACTCGCGTAGAGACTTCATCGCCCAGACAGCAAAGCGGCCACGGAGCACGGCCATCAACAAACAGTATACTGGATTTGGAGGCAAACTCGCCAATGCCGAGTCCGGCAGACCGCTGGCGAGCATTGACACAGGTATCCAGTCGCCAATCACCAACGCGGCAACAGCAGGCGTCCACTCGAGAAGTGAGCCCGCATGACCCAATGGGAAGCCGATGGGACATCAAATCAAGATTAGAGATGTTTGCAGCAAACCAAGCAGACAAGATTCGCGAAAAGTTCCGACCGACGACTGACACGGACAGTCTGCCGGTGACTTTTATCCCGGCGCCTCCACGGCAAGGTACAGCGCTGGAGCAAGTACTAGAGGAAGAAGGGATAAGCCGGCGGTCCACGTCATCGGATTCAGACGATGAACAACCAAGGAATCAAGGCCAGGCAAGGCATATTGGCAACAGTCAGGATGGCGATCTGCCTGGTGTTCCGTTTGTAGACTCAGTGAGCCCTCCACTCTGGCCTGGAGTCAGACGGCGTCTAGTGACGTACGAGAACGACGACGAATATTCCTACACAGATGGGTCTCTTGAATCGAGCAGCGACGAAGACGCGAGGGAGGATGAATCGGAGGAAGACTCGGGGCCTCCAAGAGGTGGTGGCACTGATGGATCAGCTCGAAGAGAATAG
- the FUM17 gene encoding Sphingosine N-acyltransferase-like protein FUM17 yields the protein MSEPFPLLNSPAEQLHSLEVEGTRRRRKSSGLGSEIRAGDTGAPAFASSKASLDHHHGHHDSKNGGESSSSAASPNGSSAGGSSKRLSKRRRARGLLSRVRQTCVRHTWVLPLAILCLFLSGYAVNPSESNPLHRFIFLSYRLPQSQGDASQPVHYGKGPWDVAFVAFYTVVLSFTREFIMQEMLRPWARAAGLRRNKQARFMEQAYTAVYFLFLGPAGVFVMSRTPVWYFNTRGMYEAFPHRSHEAPVKFYYLFQAAYWAQQAIVLLLGMEKPRKDFKELVGHHVVSLALIALSYRFHFTYMGIAVYTTHDISDFFLATSKVLNYLDHPLVGPYFFVFVCVWIYLRHVVNLRILWSLFTEFRTVGPFELDWATEQYKCWISQYITTALLASLQALNLFWLFYIIRIAYRFVRDSTADDDRSEDEDDADAVADEPAKPVPTLEINGKAVNGNSH from the coding sequence ATGTCGGAGCCCTTTCCGCTGCTCAACAGCCCCGCGGAGCAGCTGCACagcctcgaggtcgagggCACGAGACGGCGTCGAAAATCCAGCGGTCTGGGCAGCGAGATTCGCGCGGGCGACACTGGCGCCCCGGCATTTGCCTCGAGCAAGGCCAGCCTCGACCACCACCATGGTCACCACGACTCGAAAAATGGCGgcgagtcgtcgtcgtcggcggcatctcccaacggcagcagcgccggcggcagcagcaagcGTCTCTCCAAACGCCGCCGTGCACGCGGCCTGCTCTCGCGCGTGCGGCAGACGTGCGTGAGGCACACGTGGGTGCTGCCCCTGGCCATCCTCTGCCTCTTCCTCTCGGGCTACGCCGTCAACCCGAGCGAATCCAACCCGCTGCACcgcttcatcttcctctcGTACCGGCTGCCGCAGAGCCAGGGCGACGCCTCGCAGCCCGTCCACTACGGCAAGGGCCCCTGGGACGTGGCCTTTGTGGCCTTCTACACCGTCGTGCTCTCCTTCACGCGCGAGTTCATCATGCAGGAGATGCTGCGGCCGTGGGCgcgcgccgccggcctcaGGCGCAACAAGCAGGCGCGCTTCATGGAGCAGGCCTACACCGCCGTCtacttcctcttcctcggccCGGCCGGCGTCTTCGTCATGTCGCGCACCCCCGTCTGGTACTTCAACACCCGCGGCATGTACGAGGCCTTCCCGCACCGCTCCCACGAGGCCCCCGTCAAGTTCTACTACCTCTTCCAGGCCGCCTACTGGGCCCAGCAGGCCATCGTCCTGCTCCTCGGCATGGAGAAGCCGCGCAAGGACTTCAAGGAGCTCGTCGGCCACCACGTCGTCAGCCTCGCCCTCATCGCCCTCAGCTACCGCTTCCACTTCACCTATATGGGCATCGCCGTCTACACCACCCACGACATCAGcgacttcttcctcgccacctCCAAGGTCCTCAACTACCTCGACCACCCCCTCGTCGGGCCCTacttcttcgtcttcgtctgcGTCTGGATCTACCTCCGCCACGTCGTCAACCTGCGCATCCTGTGGTCCCTCTTCACCGAGTTCCGCACCGTCGGCCCCTTTGAGCTCGACTGGGCCACCGAGCAGTACAAGTGCTGGATCTCCCAGTACATCACCACCGCCCTGCTCGCCTCCCTGCAGGCCCTCAACCTCTTCTGGCTCTTCTACATTATCCGCATCGCCTACCGCTTCGTCCGGGACAgcaccgccgacgacgaccgctccgaggacgaggacgacgcagacgccgtcgccgacgagcCCGCCAAGCCCGTTCCCACCTTGGAAATCAATGGAAAGGCTGTCAACGGCAACTCACATTAA
- the aclQ_0 gene encoding ABC transporter aclQ — MGAADENQPPDPRDLGTALDDGNLTDDILRCTQFLYSLVLLIAFITGAAWYSVYNSKKDEDLVQPTVKGPGGKPLPSTKRKKRDDGERKLGPRFGPAAKNVFRYLSAIVFLSYIGTGVSMFIHAFWHENPYKWSREGLPWAGEWSVVHVTGSTFFYLYILFSLFDWRKGPNIVHLTIWVLGLCGELVLFVTTFIAAADCHLVRSEDKESCIDSWTKMDLALYFVRLLHIVALIGFFCVAWIMKARRDDHELEAASCSESTPLLNGRANGSYEAANGNGQTYGPQERRSRRRTLSSATRTGSYGTSRKEEQAAFYRPEKLPRRTWVEYVRGYSLFFPYLWPKDSTRLKFQVLFCFILVILQRCVNATVPWQIGRVVDSLGDAVRRVQRGEPLTAENFPLQDFVILGGLWTLQGQTGLLGSIRSLLWIPVSQYSYRGLTTAAFNHVHCLSLDFHLSKRTGEVLSALNKGSAINQFLEQVTFQVLPMLFDLFLSIVIFYYVFGPFYAEINLVNTCWYLYMTIKMAATRADHRREMTNADREEEAVKNDSISSYETVKYFNAEDFESRRYQDKVAIFQAAEIKVQMGMVMMNICQTLVFNLGRIVASLVCGWQVVVGVRTTGEWFTVVAFLTQLQGPLNFFGTFYRTVQQAMISGERLLELFKIQPTVVDTPHAVPLRRFRGHVRWKNVSFAYDRRKPALRNISFECAPGTTTAFVGESGGGKSTLFRHMFRYYDCDEGSIEFDGIDVKDLTIESVRRQIGVVPQDTTLFNESLMYNLQYANPSATEEDVHAACRAASIHDRIMSFPDKYNTQVGERGLRLSGGEKQRVAIARTILKNPKIIMLDEATSALDTHTEQEIQDNVWNIGEGRTLLIIAHRLSTITHADQIIVLHAGEIVERGTHDELLDANGRYASMWEKQIRAERALDAAREAHLKAARAVRRANMGSKTPEEATMEDYHSIGSSGTLSGHATSRGNMGEETTSASSSSSSDAESTHSHDREDDRHERQASI; from the exons ATGggagccgccgacgagaatCAGCCTCCTGATCCGAGAGACCTAGGGActgccctcgacgacggcaatctGACCGACGACATCCTTCGTTGTACCCAATTCTTATATTCGTTGGTGCTTCTCATTGCCTTTATAACAGGTGCCGCCTGGTACAGCGTCTATAATTCAAAGAAGGACGAAGACCTTGTCCAACCCACTGTCAAGGGACCTGGTGGGAAGCCTCTGCCTAGCACGAAGCGTAAGAAGCGAGACGATGGCGAGCGCAAGTTAGGCCCGCGTTTTGGACCAGCGGCCAAGAACGTCTTCCGCTACTTGTCGGCTATAGTGTTCTTGAGCTATATAGGCACTGGCGTGTCCATGTTCATTCATGCCTTCTGGCATGAGAACCCTTATAAATGGTCCAGAGAAGGCTTGCCTTGGGCAGGCGAGTGGAGTGTG GTCCACGTTACTGGCTCCACGTTTTTCTACCTTTATAtccttttttctctttttgaCTGGAGGAAGGGCCCCAATATTGTTCACCTCACCATCTGGGTCTTGGGATTATGTGGCGAGCTAGTGCTCTTCGTTACTACTTTCATTGCGGCAGCGGATTGCCACCTTGTTCGCTCTGAAGACAAGGAGAGTTGCATAGATTCTTGGACCAAGATGGACTTGGCTCTGTATTTTGTCCGCCTCTTACACATCGTTGCCCTTATCGGCTTTTTCTGCGTGGCCTGGATCATGAAGGCCCGTCGTGACGACCACGAGCTTGAAGCAGCCTCTTGTTCAGAGTCTACACCACTGCTTAATGGACGGGCTAATGGCTCGTACGAGGCGGCGAACGGCAATGGCCAGACGTACGGCCCACAAGAACGACGATCTCGCAGACGGACATTGTCAAGTGCAACACGAACTGGAAGCTACGGCACGTCCCgcaaagaagaacaagctgCGTTCTATCGCCCGGAGAAACTCCCTCGTCGAACATGGGTGGAGTACGTTCGTGGATACTCATTATTCTTTCCGTATTTGTGGCCCAAGGATTCGACCCGGTTGAAGTTTCAAGTGCTGTTTTGTTTCATCCTGGTGATTCTCCAGAGATGTGTTAATGCGACAGTTCCCTGGCAGATTGGACGTGTTGTGGATAGTCTTGGCGACGCAGTCCGACGTGTCCAACGTGGTGAACCTCTGACAGCAGAAAATTTTCCTCTCCAAGACTTCGTCATCTTGGGGGGTCTGTGGACTCTCCAGGGCCAAACCGGCTTACTGGGATCTATAAGATCACTTCTCTGGATTCCGGTGTCGCAATATTCCTATCGAGGGCTAACAACTGCGGCCTTTAACCATGTCCACTGTCTTAGTCTCGACTTTCACCTATCTAAGCGCACTGGCGAGGTCCTATCCGCGCTGAACAAGGGCTCGGCGATTAACCAATTTCTCGAACAAGTGACATTCCAAGTCCTTCCGATGCTTTTTGACCTGTTTCTCTCTATTGTAATATTTTACTACGTCTTTGGGCCATTCTACGCCGAGATCAATCTTGTCAATACTTGCTGGTATCTGTACATGACTATCAAGATGGCGGCAACACGTGCTGATCATAGACGTGAAATGACGAATGCGGACCGTGAAGAGGAGGCTGTCAAGAATGACTCTATTTCGAGTTACGAAACTGTGAAGTATTTCAATGCGGAGGATTTCGAATCTAGGCGATACCAGGACAAGGTCGCTATATTTCAGGCAGCCGAAATCAAGGTCCAGATGGGTATGGTTATGATGAATATCTGCCAGACTCTGGTTTTCAATTTGGGTAGGATCGTCGCGTCTTTGGTCTGTGGCTGGCAAGTTGTCGTCGGCGTTCGGACTACGGGAGAATGGTTCACAGTAGTGGCTTTTCTTACTCAACTTCAAGGCCCTCTCAACTTTTTTGGTACTTTTTACAGAACCGTACAGCAGGCCATGATCTCAGGTGAACGACTTTTGGAGCTGTTCAAGATTCAACCCACGGTTGTTGACACACCACATGCCGTACCTCTCAGAAGGTTTCGCGGTCATGTTCGCTGGAAAAACGTCAGTTTCGCCTATGATAGGCGCAAACCAGCCTTGCGCAACATTAGCTTCGAGTGTGCGCCAGGAACTACAACAGCATTTGTTGGCGAATCAGGTGGTGGCAAGTCGACATTGTTCCGGCACATGTTTCGGTACTATGATTGTGATGAAGGAAGCATAGAATTCGATGGCATAGATGTCAAAGATCTAACAATTGAGTCTGTGCGTCGACAGATTGGTGTTGTGCCTCAAGATACCACTCTATTCAACGAGTCCCTGATGTACAATCTCCAGTACGCGAATCCATCGGCCACCGAGGAAGACGTCCATGCAGCGTGCCGTGCTGCTAGTATCCATGATCGAATTATGAGTTTCCCGGACAAATACAATACTCAGGTTGGAGAGAGGGGGCTTAGACTGAGTGGCGGCGAAAAGCAACGGGTTGCCATTGCCCGAACGATCCTTAAAAACCCGAAAATTATCATGCTGGACGAAGCAACTTCAGCTCTAGACACCCATACCGAGCAGGAGATTCAGGATAATGTGTGGAATATTGGGGAGGGTCGAACTCTCCTTATTATTGC ACACCGTCTATCTACTATTACTCACGCCGACCAGATCATTGTGCTGCACGCTGGTGAGATCGTTGAGAGAGGAACTCATGATGAACTACTGGACGCCAACGGACGGTATGCCTCAATGTGGGAGAAGCAGATTCGGGCTGAACGGGCCTTGGATGCTGCCCGAGAGGCACACCTGAAAGCAGCACGAGCCGTGCGACGGGCCAACATGGGCTCAAAGACGCCAGAGGAGGCCACCATGGAAGATTATCACAGCATTGGCTCTTCTGGGACACTCTCTGGCCATGCCACAAGTCGTGGTAACATGGGAGAAGAAaccacctcggcctcgtcatcttcatcgtccgaCGCCGAATCGACTCATTCTCATGACCGCGAAGACGACCGACATGAAAGACAAGCAAGCATCTAA
- the cdc48 gene encoding Cell division control protein 48 encodes MASQHDEHKKKVNLTDASGADVKHEDDTATAILKKKKKPNQLMVTDAVNDDNSIIALSEATMDALQLFRGDTVLVRGKKRKDTVLIVLADEELDDGSARINRVVRHNLRVKHGDMITILPCPDIKYAKRIAVLPIADTVEGITGSLFDVFLAPYFREAYRPVRQGDLFIVRGGMRQVEFKVVEVDPPEYGIVAQDTVIHCEGDPIERDEEENNLNEVGYDDIGGCRKQMAQIREMVELPLRHPQLFKSIGIKPPRGVLLYGPPGTGKTLMARAVANETGAFFFLINGPEIMSKMAGESESNLRKAFEEAEKNSPAIIFIDEIDSIAPKREKTNGEVERRVVSQLLTLMDGMKARSNVVVMAATNRPNSIDPALRRFGRFDREVDIGVPDPTGRLEILQIHTKNMKLGDDVDLEQIAAETHGYVGSDVAALCSEAAMQQIREKMDLIDLDEDTIDAEVLDSLGVTMENFRFALGVSNPSALREVAVVEVPNVRWEDIGGLEAVKQDLREQVQYPVDHPEKFLKFGLSPSRGVLFYGPPGTGKTMLAKAVANECAANFISVKGPELLSMWFGESESNIRDIFDKARAAAPCIVFLDELDSIAKARGGSVGDAGGASDRVVNQLLTEMDGMTSKKNVFVIGATNRPEQLDPALCRPGRLDSLIYVPLPDEPGRLSILKAQLRKTPMASDIDLGYIASKTNGFSGADLGFITQRAVKIAIKEDISADIERTKAREAAGDEMDMDEDSEDPVPELTKAHFEEAMQMARKSVSDVEIRRYEAFAQQMKNAGPGAFFKFPDGTDGQASGNGGNGFGDAGNDDDLYD; translated from the exons ATGGCCTCCCAGCATGACGagcacaagaagaaggtcaaTTTGAC CGACGCTTCCGGCGCGGATGTCAAACAT GAGGATGATACCGCGACTGCGAttctcaagaagaagaagaagcccaacCAGTTGAT GGTCACCGATGCCGTCAACGATGATAACAGCATCATTGCCTTGTCCGAAGCTACAATGGATGCCCTGCAGTTATTCAGAGGTGACACAGTTCTTGTCCgaggcaagaagagaaaggacACCGTCCTCATTGTCCTGGCCGATGAGGAGCTTGATGACGGTAGCGCCCGCATTAACCGAGTTGTTCGACACAACCTCCGTGTCAAGCACGGCGACATGATCACCATCCTTCCTTGCCCTGATATTAAATAC GCCAAGAGAATCGCCGTATTGCCCATCGCCGATACCGTCGAGGGCATCACTGGCTCTTTGTTTGACGTCTTCCTTGCCCCTTACTTCCGTGAGGCTTACCGACCAGTCCGGCAAGGCGATCTCTTCATTGTACGTGGTGGTATGCGGCAAGTGGAGTTTAAGGTGGTAGAGGTCGACCCCCCAGAGTACGGTATTGTTGCACAAGACACAGTCATTCACTGCGAAGGCGACCCCATCGAGCGAGATGAGGAAGAGAACAATTTGAACGAGGTTGGCTATGACGACATCGGTGGTTGCCGCAAGCAAATGGCCCAAATCAGAGAGATGGTAGAGCTGCCTCTCCGTCACCCTCAGTTGTTCAAGTCTATTGGCATCAAGCCCCCTCGTGGTGTCTTGCTCTACGGTCCTCCTGGTACTGGTAAGACGCTCATGGCTCGTGCCGTCGCAAACGAAACTGGTGCATTCTTTTTCCTCATCAATGGTCCCGAGATTATGTCCAAGATGGCTGGTGAATCAGAATCAAATCTGCGAAAAGCTTTCGAGGAAGCTGAGAAGAACTCgcccgccatcatcttcatcgacgaAATCGACTCAATTGCCCCCAAACGAGAGAAGACCAACGGTGAAGTCGAGCGACGTGTCGTATCTCAGCTTCTGACCCTCATGGACGGCATGAAGGCCCGATCCAACGTTGTTGTCATGGCCGCCACCAACCGACCCAACTCTATCGACCCTGCTCTTCGACGATTCGGTCGCTTCGACCGTGAGGTGGACATTGGTGTTCCTGACCCCACTGGTCGTCTCGAAATTCTTCAGATTCATACCAAGAACATGAAGCTCGGCGATGATGTTGATCTGGAGCAGATTGCCGCTGAGACCCATGGTTATGTTGGTTCTGATGTGGCTGCCCTCTGCTCCGAGGCTGCCATGCAGCAGATTCGCGAGAAAATGGATCTCATTGATCTTGATGAGGACACCATCGACGCAGAGGTCCTCGATTCCCTTGGTGTTACCATGGAAAATTTCCGCTTTGCCCTCGGCGTTTCCAACCCCTCTGCCTTGCGCGAGGTGGCCGTCGTGGAGGTTCCCAACGTTCGCTGGGAAGATATCGGTGGCCTCGAGGCTGTCAAGCAGGACCTCCGAGAGCAGGTCCAGTACCCCGTCGACCACCCCGAGAAATTCCTCAAGTTTGGTCTTTCTCCCTCTCGAGGTGTGCTGTTCTATGGCCCTCCCGGTACTGGTAAAACTatgttggccaaggctgttgcCAACGAGTGCGCTGCCAACTTTATCTCAGTCAAGGGTCCCGAATTGCTCAGTATGTGGTTTGGTGAATCGGAAAGTAATATTCGTGACATTTTCGACAAGGCTCGTGCTGCCGCTCCTTGCATTGTCTTCCTTGATGAGCTGGATTCTATTGCCAAGGCCCGAGGTGGCTCTGTTGGTGATGCCGGTGGTGCTTCCGACCGTGTTGTTAACCAGCTTTTGACGG AAATGGATGGCATGACCTCAAAGAAGAACGTTTTCGTTATTGGCGCCACCAACAGGCCCGAGCAGCTTGACCCTGCGTTGTGCCGTCCTGGACGTCTTGATTCGCTCATCTATGTCCCTCTTCCCGACGAGCCTGGTCGTCTGAGCATTCTCAAGGCTCAGTTGCGCAAGACCCCTATGGCCTCAGATATTGACCTAGGGTATATTGCCAGCAAGACCAATGGTTTCTCTGGTGCTGATCTTGGATTCATCACTCAGCGTGCTGTCAAGATCGCCATTAAAGAAGACATCTCTGCTGATATCGAGCGCACCAAGGCTCGTGAGGCTGCTGGTgacgagatggacatggacgaagaCAGTGAGGACCCCGTTCCGGAGCTGACCAAGGCTCACTTCGAGGAAGCTATGCAGATGGCTCGCAAGTCCGTTAGTGACGTTGAGATCCGCCGGTACGAGGCCTTTGCCCAGCAAATGAAGAATGCTGGACCAGGTGCCTTCTTCAAGTTCCCTGACGGTACTGACGGGCAGGCTTCTGGCAACGGCGGGAATGGGTTCGGTGACGCCGGCAACGATGATGATCTCTATGACTAA